ATGGTTCGCGGCGGAACGAATTGAAGGTTTCCATGCGCACCTTGAGCCGGTTATCGACCGACTCAACGGACGGCCCCGGGACGCCGCCGGTGATCCCCTGCTCGTAGTAGAAGGCCGCGTTCGGGCGGAGCCGAGTCACGATCGTCCCGTCGAGTTTGGTCCGCATCTCGGTCAGTGCCTTCGGCTCTTCCTTCTTGTCCGTCTTCTCCTTCGGCTGCAATTCGATGAACAGAGTTTCGATGGCCCAAGTGTAGAGTTGTGCCACTTCCGGGTCACCGACCGGCTTCTTCTCGTCGGTCGCCGCGGCGCGGACCAACTCGAACAACCGCTTGGTCTCCTCGGGCGTGTACCGAACGGCATCGAGCTTCGTCCGCACCCCCTCGCTCCACTTGGCGATGTTCGTGGTCGCCACCTTCACTTTGTCCGGGTCCCCGTAGGTCTTGGCCGTGAACGCATCGGCCAGCGCGAGTTCGGCCGCGTCGAGTTCGGCGACCGCGGTCTTGAGGTCCGCGCCCTTCATCCCGGCGGCGTGGTCGAGGACGAGTCGGGCGAGTGCGAACGCGGCCGGGCGGTACAGCGGGCGCCCGGGGCGCCCGACGTACCCGCGGTCTTGCCGATCGCTCGGGTACTTCAGGTTGTGGTGGCAACTGTAGCAGTCGAACGCGGCGTAATCGAGGCCGTCGTCTTTCGCTTTCGCGTCGGCGGCGAGTTGCGCGCCGAGGTTCGCTGTCGCGCCGAGGGTGGCGAGCGAGGACTCGGCGAACCGCCGGGCGACGTGCGACTCGCCGGCGCGGACGTGGAACGTGGCGAACGCCTTCTCGGGGTTCTTTTCGGCCAGCGCGGTCAGGTAGGGCATTTCGGACGGCAGCCCCCAGTGGCGCGGCTGCTCGCGGGTGTAGGCGAGGAGGTCGAGCGGCGGGAGCGGCGGGTGCCCGGCCGCGTACATGTCGTGGGTGACGAAGCGCCCCTCGTCCGTGTTCCCGATGTGGCACGACGCGCAGCGGTTGGTCGCCTCCACGTGCGACCGGAGGTTCACCAAGCCCCACTCTTTCTTCGCTGCCGGGGACCACTCGCGCCAGGCGACGGTGCGGATCGCGCCGTCCGGGGCGTTCGCCTTGTCCAGCTTGTTCTCCTGGTGCTTGTCGCGGTAAAGCGAGCCGTGCCCGTGACACATCTCGCACCCCACACCGTCGCTCGTCAGGAAGGAGTCTGCCTTCCAGTTCTTGTGCGACTCCTTGGTCGGCGGCTCGTTAGTGCTCGCGTGACAAGCGAGACATGACGGATCGGACGCGACCGTGTAGTTCGGGTCCGCGTACTTCGGGTTCGTTTTGTACTTGCGGAGCTTGTCCTCCATCCGCTGCGCGGTCGCGTTGGGCTTGTCGCCGGGCTCGGTCGCCGTCTTCTTGGTCAGCAAGTTGAGGTACGCGGTGCGGTGCAGGTCGTGGATGTCCCACACCTTATTTTCCCAAAGGCGGATGAACTTGAACCCCTGGGTTTCCTTGTACTCTTTGACGTTCTGCGGGGCGTTTTCCTGGTGGCACTTTTGACACACGGAGGCGCCGACGAGTTCCGTCTTCTGCCCGGCCGGGGGCTTGACGTACTCCTTCTCCTTCGGCTGCGCGTGCGCGGCGGCCGCGGTGCCCGACGGCGCGGAAGAGACGACGAGCCCAAAAACGAGGCCGGCGAACGCCCCCGCTAGCCCGACCGCTCGAGCGGTCCGACCCGCGTATCCCGTCGTCATCACTTCCCCTCCGGTGTGCTCGTCTTGGTGCGCAGTGACTCGAAGCTGTCTCGGATCGGGTCCAGTTTGAACCGGTCGAACTTCACCGGGCCGTTCGCGATCGGCGGGAACCGCAGGTTCTTGTCGATCGCGAGCAGCGGGTCGTGCCACCGCGCCCCGGTCCCGGTCTTCCCGCCGGTCGCGTGGTACATGGCCGCCGTCCCCAGGTAGTTCGCGGCCAGCGCGTCCCAGTCGTGGTCCGCGAGCGTCTTCCCGTCCGAAGATAGAGCATTGGCCGCGAGCCGGTGCGCGATTTTCTCGGGCACGTCGCGTGCAACGGTGCCCGACCCGCGGTCCTCGGCGGCTTGCAGGTTCGCGAGCCACCCGTCGAGTTCGTCCACGGCGGCCTTGGCCCGCTTCGCGACCTCGGCCGGCGCGGGCGCCCGTTTCGCCCCCATTAATTTGCGAAGCTCATCGACCGCGGGCAGTTTGATGTCGCGCAGTTCGGGCGAGCTTATCCCGGGGAACGCGAGTTCGCAAGACTTCGCCGCCACATCGACCGTCGCGTTCGACCAAACCTCCCACCCCGGCAGTCCTGGAGTGCGCCGAGTCGCGCTCAGGCTCCCGCGCGTTTCGGTGTCGCCGACCGTTTGGTGGCAGGCGTAACAACTATAGCCACTGAACTCCGGCCACGGGGCCTTCTCGTTCGGAGCGTCGGCCTTCTTCGCGCGCTCGTGGAGCAAGTTCACCGACGCCCGGAGCGTCGCGGCCTGCCCGATCACCCACGTGCGGACTTCAAAGCTGAGCCCGTCGCCCTTTTCGGTCCAGTGCTTGCGATAATCCGGCTGAAAGTGGAACCGGGCCGGCTCGAACGCGAGCCGCGGGTGCCCGGCCGCGATGAAGTCGTGGTTCATGTCGCGCTCGCCGTCCCCGACGTGGCAGCTCGCGCAGTTGAGCGCGCGGGCTACGAGGTTCTTCGTCGGCACGAACCCGAACGCGGTCCACTTCTCCTGGTTGCTGCGTGCCTTCCACGACGGGAGCGTGTGCTCCGAGATCCACTTGTCCGCGGGTCCGTGGCAGGCGCCGCACCCGACCCCCTCGGACAAAATCTGGTCGCGCGTCGAAGAGTCCTTCGCGCTGTCGACCGCGTGGCACGCGAGGCACCGCGCGTCTTTGTGCGGCGCGCTGATACCGAGCGCCTTGCCCATCTTCACGGAGACCGGGTTGAAGAGGACGCTGTAGGCCTTCGCGTGTGGATCGCTGGTCTCGGCGGAAACGGCCTCGCGTGCCCAAGTCGAGTGCTCGCTGCCGACCTTACCGACCGCGCCGCCCCCGTGACACGCGGCGGCCGAACACGACGTGCTCGCACGGTACGCGAACGTCTCCTTAAAATCGGCTTTATCGACACCGTAAGGTTTGGTGGCTGGTGTCACGATCGCGGTCGCCGCGGTCGGGGGCTGGTGCGACTGCGCCGTGTTGAACACGCCCGCGACGACAGCGGCGAGTGCCACCGCAATGATGGGAACGGCACGCACGATAAATCCGCGGTTCGTGTCCGTCGCATCCATGCGGGAAATCCGTTTAGGTGTCACTTCTCGCGAATCGCTTGGAACGCACTTTCGAGTCGGTCCCAATCCTGGTCGCGGAACGCGGTCACGCCGCTGCGGTACTTCTTCACCGCGGCATCGCTCGGCTTACCGCGTGCGTACTCCAGTGCGGCGAGGCCGAAGAACAACTGCGTCGCACTGTCCCATTCCGGTACGGCCAGCGCGTTTCCAGGGAAGTACGCCCGAGCCCGCCCCTCGACCTGCTCGCCCGGCAGCGACACGAGTTCGCGCCGCAAGTCCCCGGACAACTTCGCCGCAGTCTTCGCGACCCCTTCAGCGGCGTCCGCCTTCGCGGGGCGCGGGGTTTCCATCGCGAGAACCACGGTCTTCAGCAGCGACTGGTCCCGCTTCGGGCTCGCGATCCCGGCCGCGGAAGTTAGGGGCCAGATCGTCTGCCACGGCGGAACACCGGGCGGGCGATCCCCGAGGTACCCGGCGCTCTTCCGCCAGTCGCCGTACTTCTCGCTCTCCGGTACGCGGAGGGTGTGGTGGCACGACGCGCAGTTGAACTCGGCGAACTCCGGCCACGGCGTCCGATGTTCATTCGGCTCGCGCGACCGCCTCGCACGGTCTTCGAGTAACTTGCACGCGGCTTCTGCGTGTGCCACGCGCCCGACGAACCACACCTTCGCTTCGTTCGGGACAATCGGCGCGTACCGACTTTGCGTGCGGTCTTTCTCCTGCCAGTGCTGCGGGAGCCGGCGCTGGTACTCGGCGAAGTCGAAGTTCAGGCGCGGGTGCCCGGCAGCGATCATGTCGTGGTTCATGTCGCGAACCGGCAGCCCGTTCTCGGCCGGGGCACCGACGTGGCACCCGGCACACGCGAGCGCCCGCTCGCCCAGGTCGTACAGCGGCTTCATACCGGTGTCCGCGTAGACCTTCGCCCGGTCCCCCTTCCACGCGGTGTGCGGTTGGAGCCACGCCCCGGCGTTCCCGTGACACGCCTCGCAACTCACGCCCTGTTCGCGGAGCACGCGGGCGTTCGCGTCGGGAATCAGTTCGTCCCTCGCTAGTGCCGGGTTGGTGTGGCACGCGAGGCACCGGGCGTCTTCGGTGGCTTTCTTCCCGGGGGCGTACTTCGCCATGATCTTCGCGGCGGTCACCTTCAACTGGCGCCGCGGATTGTCGGTCAGCAGGCTGTACGCAGCGGCATGCGGATCGGCCGCGGCCCAGCAACTGCCCGAACTCTGCCAGCAGTCGGCCCCGCGCTCGCCGTTGAGCGCCTTGCCCGCGGGCGCGCCGTGACACGCCGCCGCGAGGCACCCGGACATCCCAATGGCCTGCCGATTGAGGTTCCCGGCCCCTCCGTTGTCGCTACTCGCCGCCCGCGGTTCGGGCGCAGCAATGCTGACTGTGGCGGTCGGGGCGACCCGTGCGGCGGCCAGCGCGAGCGCGAGGCCGGGGACCACGCCGGCGAGTGTGAGAAAAACTGTACGCGCGCTGAGATTCATTGTCAGCCGAGAATGTGGATCAGTGTTTGAGAAACCAACGAGATCGGGTGCGCCCGCCGGCGCGTTCACCATGTTCGGCGTTTTCGGGTATAACAGCAAGCGCCATTCAACGCGAACGCGCCGCACCCGTGCCGCATGCGGCACTAACATTTGCTAACATTTCGGGCCTGCGGCCACTGCGACGCAGCACGGGCTCCCGCCGTGTGTTACAAACGCTGGCCCCTCCGGGGCGAAGATCAATGCCTCCCGCCGCAAACCGTTCGGCCGCCGTACCGCAACTCTACACTACGCCGCGCGCCGATTTCAAAACGCAAAGCCGCCGTGCGGCTAATATCCTCGCCCTGGGTGCCATTCGGCCAATTGATCTTTCAGATTACGCACCATGAAACAGTTCGATTCGATCGAGTCACCACCTCACGAGGTCCGACCTTACGGCCTGAGCACCGGGCGCGGGCGCGAATAACTTCAATCGGAGCGAGAAAATCGCCAAAGTGGGTTCTAAGGTACTGGCCGTAGCGGGACCAACGGCGCAATCGAAATCACAGTGACGCCCCGGTGTCACTGATCCGACTTCCCGGATTCTGAATTGTTGACCGCCCCGTGTCGGTGGGTTACTATCCTGAACCTAACCCCAAGGCGCGACGAACTAACCGGAGCAGCGAGTGCTTCTCGGCAAGACGAAGACGGTGCAGCGGCGCATCACCACCATCGTGATCGCCACCATCGGGGTCACACTCGTCGCGGTGGCCCTCGCGCGGCTCGGCGCGCTGGTCACGCTGTGGGACTGGCCGCCCCTGCCGAGCAGCGGGTTCGGCGTGCTGTGCGGGGTGGTGGGCGGGGCCATCGTGTTCTTCGAGATGGCGATCGTCCTCCGCAAGCGCTGGCGCCGGTGGCGCCTGGGCCGCACGCGGCTGTGGATGCGGCTCCACATCTGGATGGGGCTGGTCTGCCTGCCGATTATTCTGATCCACGCCGGGTTCGGGTTCGGCGGGCCGCTCGCCACGGTTACGCTGGTGCTGTTCCTGCTAGTCACGTTCAGTGGCGTGTGGGGCCTCATCATGCAGCAGTGGCTCCCGCAGAAGATCCTCGCGGACATCCCGGGTGAAACGATCGCCTCGCAGATCGACCGGCTCGGCGAGTACCACGCGGACGAGGCCCGGCGCATCGTGACCGGGCTGACCACCGTTCCCCCGGAAGCGGAAGCGGTCGATCCCATCATCGGCGGCCCGCTCGCGGTCGAACTCGAAGCGTTCCGGGACGACGTGCTCCTGCCGTACCTGCAACGGGGCAGCCACTCGCGGTCGCCGCTCACGGCCCCGGCCGAGGCCGAGCGCCGGTTCGCCCGGCTCCGCGAAGCGGTGCCACCCGAGGCCCGAAACGACCTCGACCGGCTCCAGGAGCTGGCCAACTTGCGCCGCCGGTGGGACGCCCAGGCCCGGTTGTACTTCTGGTTGCACAACTGGCTCCTCGTCCACCTCCCGCTCTCCGTGGCGATGACCGCGCTGATGGTGCTCCACGCGGTCCGCGCGCTGAAATATTGGTGATTCGTGTTCCGTAATCAGTTTTCGGTGCGCAACCCGGCCTAAATTGGTTCACGAAGCGTTCTCGCAGGCGCTGGCAATACCGAACACTGTTTACCGTCTTCTGGGTGCAAGATGCCTCGCTCACCAAGTCGCGACCTGTCGGACCGGTTCACCGGGAAGCGCGGCTACTTCCGCCGGCCTGACGCGCTGCGCCGCGGGAAGATCGCCCTCGGTTGGGTGGCGCTGTTCGCGGCCGGCACGTGGGCGGCAGTGGACGTCGCCAAACCTGCTGCGCGAGTCCAGTATTCCCACTCGCACGGGCCGCTCGCGAACCCGCACGCCTCGTTCGACGACAACTGCGCCGCGTGCCACGTCGCGCACGGGCTGAGCGACCTGGGGCCGGTGTCCATTTTCAAGGCGCGCGACCGCTGGCACGACCTGACGTGCGAAAAGTGCCACTCCGGTCCCAAGCACCACGACTCCGCGACGGCGGACGCCCGCGCGTTCCACGACCGCTGCTCCAACTGCCACCACGACCACAACGGGCGGCTGAATTCGCTCGTCCGGCTCGCCGACAAAGACTGCAACCAGTGCCACGCGAACCTCGGCAAGTGGCACGATTCGGCCAAGTCCAAGGCGGGCAAGCCGTACCAGAACGAGATCACGAACTTCGTGAAGGACCACCCCGAGTTCCGGTCGCTCGATACCAGCGCGAACCCGCGCACGCTGAAGTTCAGCCACGCCGTTCACATGAGTCCCGGCCAGGCGTACACCGCCGATGGCAAGGAAGCGATAACGGCGAAGCGCCTCCGCGAACTGGGCGGTGACGCCGCCGTTGCGCGGTACGCCCCCGGCGCAGCGCCCGACGCGAAGGTGCAACTCCAGTGCGCATCATGCCACGCGCTCGACTCGGGCACCGGTTCCCCGGGCTTCAATTCGCTCAAGGACACGCTCGCGAAGGATGACCCGACGCGCGCCCTGCTCCCGCCGCGGGCCGAGGGCGCGTACTTCCTGCCGGTCAACTTCGAGGCGCATTGCCGTTCGTGCCATCCGCAGAAGGCGAATGAGGGCGTGAGCGAGGCCGGCGGGAAGAAATATGAAGTCCCGCGGTTCGATGTGCCGCACCGCAAGCAACCGGCGGACCTCATTGCCGATCTAAAAGCCGGCTATCTCAAGGGGCTGAGCGACAGCGGGCACCCCGCACTGAATCAGCCGCCGGAACTCGGTGGTAAACTCGACGCGCCACCGAAGAACCTCGCGCCGCGCACCCTGGGGGAAGAGGCCGAGCGGCTCGCCGGACTCGCGGAGGGCCTACTCTTCGAGCCCGCGGGGAGTTGCGCGAAGTGCCACACGGTCACACCGGGCGCCGACCCGAAGGCCAAGCCCCGCGTCGCGGCGGTACCGGACCGCACGGTTTGGTTCAAGCACGCGAAGTTCAACCACGCCTCGCACCGCGGCGCGACGTGTGCCACGTGCCATCCGAATACGGGCGCCGAGTACATCTCCAAGGTGGAGGCGGATAAGCCCGAACCGGTGCAGATCGTGGGCATTAACACGTGTCGGGCGTGCCACTCACCGCTCGGCACGAAGATCAAGACGCCCGACAACGTAGAGATTCTGGGCGGCGGCGCGCGGCACAATTGCACCGACTGCCACCGCTATCACAACGGCGACCACCCGCTCCAGGGGCGCGGCGCCCCGGCCCGGGACGCGAGCAAGCCGCTCGACCTGTTCGACTGGCTCAAGGGCAGCAGTAAGTAGCAGAGAACAGAGAACAGAGATCAGAGGCCAGAAGGCAGAGATCGATCAGAAGGCAGAGAACAGAGAACAGGAAAACATGAGACCCAGATAGAGGTAGGCTCGACTCCACGAAAGCACGATTCTGTCCTCTGTCCTCTGTCCTCTGTCCTCTGTCCTCTGGAACTCCAGGCGCCAACCATCAGGTTCTTCGATGATCGTCCAGCGGCTCCGCGACATCCAAAACCGGTTCGGCTTCCTTCCCGACAAGGAGCTGAAGGAGCTCTCGCGCGAAATCGACGTGCCGATGTACCGGTTGGAAGAGGTCAGCAGCTTCTTCCCGGCGTTCAAGCTCGAGCGGACCAACCCGCCCGACGTCGAGATGCGCGTCTGCCGCGACATGACGTGCCACCTGCGCGGCTCGGCGGCGCTCCTGAACGAGAAGACCGGGCTGCCCGTGCTCGCGGCCGAACTGTCGGAGCGCACCGGGAAGAAGGTGTGCGTCGAGGGCGTGTCGTGCCTGGGCCGGTGCGACCGGGCGCCGGCCGTGTGGGTCGAGAAGCGCCCCATGCCCGAGGGCGTTCACGCCTGGGTGTACGCGAACCGCCCGGGGCAGGATCTGGAAGAGGTGCTCCGCGCGCTGTCCGAGGACCGCGACCCGCCCGCACCCGACCCGGACGCCGAATACCCCCCGCACACGAACTCGAACCGCGGGTACTCGACGCCCCCGGCCGACGGCGACAGCGCCCACCCTCCCCTGCCCGCGGCCGGTTGGTCGCTCGACGTGTACGGGCGCCAGCGCTGGCCCCGCGACTACCGCGCCATCAAGCGGTTCACGGACTACCTGTCGAAGCTGATCCGGCCGCTCGTGCCCCCGCCCCGCGACATGGGCGGTAAGGATCTGGAGAACTACGTCCAGCGGTTCCACCCGCTGCTGTGGGAACTGAAGACCGCGAACCTGCTCGGGATGGGCGGCGCCGGGGCGCCCGCGTACCAGAAGTGGCTCGACGTGTGGCGCGAGTCGGGGACGGAAAAGTACGTCGTTTGTAACGGCGACGAGAGCGAACCGGGCACGTTCAAGGACCGCGAGATTTTGTTGCGGATGCCGCACCTCGTCGTGGAGGGCGTGATCCTCGCGGGGCTGATGACCGGCGGATCGTCGGGTTACATCTTCATCCGCCACGAGTACCACGAGCAGATCCACGCGGTCCGCGAGGAGATCGAGCGGGCGCGTGAAATGGGCGCGTGCGGCGAGAACATCTTCGGCTCCGGGCGCAACTTCTCGGTCGAAGTGTTCGAGAGCCCCGGCGGGTACATCTGCGGCGAACAGTCCGCACTCATCGAAGCGATGGAAGACCGCCGCGGGCAACCGCGGAACCGGCCGCCCGAACTGACCACCAACGGCCTACGCGACCGCCCCACGGTGGTGAACAACGTGGAGACGCTCGCGTGGGCGCCGGGCATCGTGCTGTTCGGCGGCGACAAGTACGAGATGGGCGGCTGGCGCCTCTCCGCGGACCCGAAGATCAAGTTCGGCGGGCGCCGACTGTTCTCCGTGAGCGGCGACGTGGTGCGCCCCGGTGTTTACGAAGTGGCCGTCGGCCTGACGCTGGGCGAACTGTTCACCGGCGACAAGTATTGCGGCGGCATCACCGGGCCGCTCCGCGCGGTTGCGGCGTCCGGGCCGTCCGGTGGATTGTTACCCGCGAAGATCCCCGTTGACCCCAAGTTCGACGAGAAAAAGCGCGCGGACGCGGTCGCCAAGATCCGCGAGCGCTCCGCGCAGGACGCGGACTACATGGCATGGTTCCTCCGAACCCACTTACCACTCGGCGCAACGGAACTGGACCTGCTGAAAGTGCCGCTGGACCTGAACTTCTTCCGCCACATGAACGGCACACTGCGGTTCCCGGTGGAGCCGATGCTCGGGGCCGCGATCGCCGTGTACGCGGGCAACGTGGACCTGCTCGATCAGGCGGTGAACTACACCGAGTTCTACCGCAACGAGTCGTGCGGAAAGTGCATCCCGTGCCGGCTCGGGTCACAGAAGCTGGTGCAGATCGGCCAGGAGCTGCTCGCGCGCCGCGACGCGGGCCGCCCGATGGTCGGGGAAGAGGCCGAGCGCATCAAGTCCGACGTGAAGGAAATCACCAAGACGCTGCAGCTAACGTCCATCTGCGGGCTGGGGTACGTCGCTCCCATCCCGCTCGCCACCGCGCTCTCGTACTTCATGGACGACACCCAAAAGAAGCCGCGGGGCTGAGAGTGGCGCGGCTCGTTAGCGAACCGCGACCGCAAGGGAGCGGTTGCGGCTCAGACTTTGAACAGTGATCGCAAACAATCTGTTGTGCCTCCCGCTCCCTTGCGGTCGCGGCTCGTTAAGCTCGCCCACACGACAATTGTTCGCCCCGAAATCGTCGAACTCGTTCTCGCTCGCGTGAGTTTCCACCATGCCCGACTTCGCCGATCCCGACATCTCTCTCGGCCGTGAAGAGGAATCCCTCTTCGCCCGCGACGACAACGACGTCCTCGTGCGCCGCGAAAAGGAGACGCGCGACCGGTTCAACGACCTAGTGACCATCGTCATCGACGGGTACGCGGTCGAGGTGCCGCGCGCGGTCCCGAAGACCGACTCGCAGGGCAACGTGCTCCGCGACCCGGACGGTAAGGAGATCCCGCGCACCACGACCATCTACGATGCCGCGGCCGCGCTCGTCGAACAGGGCGCGTGGTCCGACGAGGAACTGAAGACCCGCATCCCGGTGCTGTGCCACCAGCGCCACGTCGCGCCGGTGGCCGTGTGCCGCATGTGCTCGGTCCACATCAGCAGCATGAAGCGCGGCAAGTTGACGGCCGGGCGCAAACTGGTGCCCGCGTGCCAGCACCGCGTCGAAACGAACATGGTGGTGACCACGCGCGCCGGGCTCGAGGGGTACAACCCGGAGAAGCGGACGACGGCCGAGGAAAAAGTGGTCGAGCGCGCCGCGGGCGACGTGAACTCGTCCATTCGGATGCTCGCCGAATTCCTGGTGGCGGACCACTGCCACGAACCGCTCACTCCCACCCGCCGGTACGAAGACGAACTGAGTACGGTCGCACGGTCCCTCGGCGTGATCGAGGTCCACGACGACGAGGTGGAACTCAAGGTGCGCGAGAGCCTCCGGCGCGCCCCGGAACTGCCCAGCCGCAACACCGCCCAGGAAGCGATTCCCAAGTCCCGGCGCATCGAACTCCCGCTGCTCCCGACGCTCGAAGCCAAAGAACTGAACGAAGAGCGCTCCGACCTGCGCCCCGCGTGGGAAGAGTGGAACGCGCTGATCGACGACAACTACCCGTACTCGTCGCGCACCGTGGTGGTGGACCACGACCGGTGCATCCTGTGCGACCGGTGCGTGCGCGCGTGCTCGGAGGTGAAGCCGTTCAAGGTGATCGGGCACACCGGTAAGGGGTACGGCACGCGCATCAGCTTCGACCTCGACTCGATCATGCGCGACTCCACCTGCGTGCAGTGCGGCGAGTGCATGAACAGTTGCCCGACCGGGGCGCTCTCGCTCCGGCGCCGCGTGCGCCCGCGGGCGTGGGAGGACTCGCCGGAACAGATCCCGGTGAACCCGAACACGTCGTTCCCCAAATCGTCCGGGTTCCTCACCGCCGACGAGATGCTGCAGGTGTGGCTGCTCTACGAGAGCCCGACGCGCGGCCCGCGGGTCGTGTTCCCGTTCCGCTCGATCCCGTACTCGTACCTGAAGTGGAACGAGGGCGCGGTCCGCAAGTGGGAGATCGCCCCGGGCGAAAAGAAAGTGCTGTGCGAGGAGGGCGAGTACGGGAGCACCGCGTTCCTGCTGCAAGGGTCCGGCACGTTCGAGATCTACGTCCGCGGCGCGGTGGCGACACAGAAGCCCGGGTTCTTCGCGAGCTTGTTCGGCAAGAAGCCCAGTAACACGAAGGCGGCCGGGTACGGCGACCTAGTGAAGGTCGCGATGGGCAACGAACTGGTTCTGGGGGAAATGACGTGCGTCACCCAGCGCCCGCGCGTCGCGAGCGTGATCGGCGTCGCGGAGGATGACAACCGCGAACTCGTGCTCGGGGCCGACGAAAACGGCTGGCCGACCGCCACCCCGCACCCCACGAAATCCGCGCCAGTTGTCGTGTACGAAATCACGCGCAACATGCTCGACATGATGCAGCGGGCCGCGTCCGCGCGGGAAGACATTCAGGAAATGTACACCCTGCGCGCGATCCAGACGGGCGTGCAGAGCGGGCGCCTCTTCCAGTTGCTCGACACGATGGAGCGCCAACAGGCGGTCACGTTCCTGCTCACCGAAGGGGTGCAGTTCGGGCGCGTCGCGGCCGGCGAAACGATCATCGCCGAGGGCGACACGGCCGCGGCGTTCTACATCATCCGGCTCGGCACCGTGCGCGTTTTCACCACGGCCGGCGGCGGCGAACAGGTGCTCCGAATCCTGTCCGTCGGAGACGGTTTCGGCGAGGCGGGCCTCCTGTCCGAGCGCCCCGGCATCCGCACCGCGACCATCGCCGCGCTCGACCCGGTGGAGGTCGTGCGCGTGCCCGGTCCCGTGTTCCGCAAACTGTGCGACCGGTTCCCGGCACTGAAAGAGGGCATGAAGACCGCGCCGCGCCCCGCGGTGCCGGGGGTCGAGAAGGCCCCGCCGCCCGCAGTGCTACGCGACTACGTCCGCCAGGGGTTGTACCAGGGGCAAAAGTTGCTGGTGCTCGACCTGAAGAGCTGCACCCGGTGCGACGAATGTACTCGCGCCTGCGCCGACTCCCACGACGGCAACGCGCGCCTGCTGCGCGAGGGGCTGCGGTTCGGCGACTTCCTGGTGGCGACCTCGTGCCGGTCGTGCCACAAGCCGTACTGCATGGAGGGGTGCCCGGTGGACGCGATCCACCGGCGCGGTAACCACCTGGAAGTGGTCATCGAGAACCACTGCATCGGGTGCGGGCTGTGCGAGCGGAACTGCCCCTACGGGGCGATTCACATGGTGCCCCGCGGTACCCCGAACCCGGCCGCGGCCGAAATCCCCGGCGGCAACCCGC
The Gemmata palustris DNA segment above includes these coding regions:
- a CDS encoding NAD(P)H-dependent oxidoreductase subunit E, with the translated sequence MSSVLWNSRRQPSGSSMIVQRLRDIQNRFGFLPDKELKELSREIDVPMYRLEEVSSFFPAFKLERTNPPDVEMRVCRDMTCHLRGSAALLNEKTGLPVLAAELSERTGKKVCVEGVSCLGRCDRAPAVWVEKRPMPEGVHAWVYANRPGQDLEEVLRALSEDRDPPAPDPDAEYPPHTNSNRGYSTPPADGDSAHPPLPAAGWSLDVYGRQRWPRDYRAIKRFTDYLSKLIRPLVPPPRDMGGKDLENYVQRFHPLLWELKTANLLGMGGAGAPAYQKWLDVWRESGTEKYVVCNGDESEPGTFKDREILLRMPHLVVEGVILAGLMTGGSSGYIFIRHEYHEQIHAVREEIERAREMGACGENIFGSGRNFSVEVFESPGGYICGEQSALIEAMEDRRGQPRNRPPELTTNGLRDRPTVVNNVETLAWAPGIVLFGGDKYEMGGWRLSADPKIKFGGRRLFSVSGDVVRPGVYEVAVGLTLGELFTGDKYCGGITGPLRAVAASGPSGGLLPAKIPVDPKFDEKKRADAVAKIRERSAQDADYMAWFLRTHLPLGATELDLLKVPLDLNFFRHMNGTLRFPVEPMLGAAIAVYAGNVDLLDQAVNYTEFYRNESCGKCIPCRLGSQKLVQIGQELLARRDAGRPMVGEEAERIKSDVKEITKTLQLTSICGLGYVAPIPLATALSYFMDDTQKKPRG
- a CDS encoding cyclic nucleotide-binding domain-containing protein; protein product: MPDFADPDISLGREEESLFARDDNDVLVRREKETRDRFNDLVTIVIDGYAVEVPRAVPKTDSQGNVLRDPDGKEIPRTTTIYDAAAALVEQGAWSDEELKTRIPVLCHQRHVAPVAVCRMCSVHISSMKRGKLTAGRKLVPACQHRVETNMVVTTRAGLEGYNPEKRTTAEEKVVERAAGDVNSSIRMLAEFLVADHCHEPLTPTRRYEDELSTVARSLGVIEVHDDEVELKVRESLRRAPELPSRNTAQEAIPKSRRIELPLLPTLEAKELNEERSDLRPAWEEWNALIDDNYPYSSRTVVVDHDRCILCDRCVRACSEVKPFKVIGHTGKGYGTRISFDLDSIMRDSTCVQCGECMNSCPTGALSLRRRVRPRAWEDSPEQIPVNPNTSFPKSSGFLTADEMLQVWLLYESPTRGPRVVFPFRSIPYSYLKWNEGAVRKWEIAPGEKKVLCEEGEYGSTAFLLQGSGTFEIYVRGAVATQKPGFFASLFGKKPSNTKAAGYGDLVKVAMGNELVLGEMTCVTQRPRVASVIGVAEDDNRELVLGADENGWPTATPHPTKSAPVVVYEITRNMLDMMQRAASAREDIQEMYTLRAIQTGVQSGRLFQLLDTMERQQAVTFLLTEGVQFGRVAAGETIIAEGDTAAAFYIIRLGTVRVFTTAGGGEQVLRILSVGDGFGEAGLLSERPGIRTATIAALDPVEVVRVPGPVFRKLCDRFPALKEGMKTAPRPAVPGVEKAPPPAVLRDYVRQGLYQGQKLLVLDLKSCTRCDECTRACADSHDGNARLLREGLRFGDFLVATSCRSCHKPYCMEGCPVDAIHRRGNHLEVVIENHCIGCGLCERNCPYGAIHMVPRGTPNPAAAEIPGGNPHMTAARRAVNCDLCNGDEPYCVQACPHEAAYRKTGPALLDEILHRLDTHD